A DNA window from Vigna angularis cultivar LongXiaoDou No.4 chromosome 1, ASM1680809v1, whole genome shotgun sequence contains the following coding sequences:
- the LOC108334032 gene encoding uncharacterized protein LOC108334032 isoform X5, translating to MREEVISSGGTIDPSPAANSAGASSPAVPMNVGSIDGSSHGQVSKAASLSCVGSQPPWTSLSTSAGGSSRSCRPWERGDLLRRLATFIPINWLGKPQIISSLACAQKGWINNGVDKIACESCGACLCFTALSSWTSAEAQNASESFARQLDSGHKVNCPWKGNNCPESLVQFPPTPPSALIAGYKDRCDGLIQFQHLPVVAISAIEFMSASRGPQIERFLSQSQNFMSREVYIKPEIISEFDNSQDEAYCLYTRAQKLISLCGWEPRWLLNVQDCEEHSAQSERNGYSFGPSKTQIHLTQDPGSKAVSASTKLDARKGKASVNEARHDSKTPFLDCSLCGAAVRISDFLSVPCPTRFVPNSIDILDASKKLGLTRGASAASGISGWIAADDTDKDHTDDRDEVATTNEGKLVANDDLDLNLTMAGGFLFTPLGRTATSEYTHDEDMGRDLMIAQPSGSEIGDRAASYESRGPSSRKRNFEKGGSSDDRPILRLQQQADSVEGTVIDRDGDEVTDGGQYSAGPSKRARDSDIFDPYCSPRQRDSSGAGPSHSRGFETHVSGNRVSSNPQGSDRPIGIQSTRDSTRASSVIAMDTICHSVNDDSMESVENYPGDLDDVHFPSSSTYGNVDMNETSELNNSNLAQQSTCLQTATEVVPGEVGVSSTNYGEEHFNAETVTAQARDGISLGISGGSVGMCASHEAEIHGADISVHRADSVVGEMEQRAEDAEHQGQTGEYVPDPGLMDEIIPDEINREDPIGDSQEMMSHSAGRTDSGSKIGCSTKAESVESGEKISQNCNLLPANSYHPSRSCNANIYSGCENTKEEIMKDGKSSFANNSSLPESDFAIANGIGPPKGESNYEAAEFDPIAYHNQCCPWVNGNVAAAGCASSVMRTSSDTIALSGWQLTLDALDALQSLEHNAIPTAPSESAASLYKKRCQ from the exons TTCTGCTGGGGCATCATCCCCAGCCGTTCCAATGAATGTTGGCAGTATAGATGGGTCAAGTCATGGACAAGTCTCTAAAGCAGCTTCTCTCTCGTGTGTTGGTTCACAACCACCTTGGACTTCCTTGAGCACAAGTGCTGGTGGGTCTTCCAGATCTTGTAGGCCTTGGGAAAGGGGAGATTTATTAAGACGCTTGGCTACATTTATTCCTATAAATTGGCTTGGGAAGCCTCAG ATCATCAGTTCGTTGGCTTGTGCACAAAAAGGCTGGATAAATAATGGTGTTGACAAAATTGCTTGTGAATCGTGTGGTGCTTGCCTGTGTTTTACAGCATTGTCATCTTGGACATCAGCTGAAG CCCAAAATGCCAGCGAATCCTTTGCTAGGCAGCTGGATTCGGGTCATAAGGTAAATTGCCCTTGGAAGGGAAACAATTGTCCGGAAAGCTTAGTACAGTTCCCTCCAACACCTCCGTCTGCTTTAATTGCGGGTTACAAGGATAGATGTGACGGACTCATACAATTTCAGCATCTTCCTGTGGTAGCCATTTCTGCAATTGAGTTTATGTCTGCATCTCGAGGTCCACAAATTGAACGCTTTCTATCGCAGTCTCAAAATTTTATGTCAAGAGAAGTATATATTAAACCGGAAATTATATCTGAGTTTGACAACTCTCAAGATGAAGCATACTGTCTGTATACTCGT GCTCAGAAACTTATAAGCCTTTGTGGGTGGGAACCAAGGTGGCTTTTAAATGTTCAAGATTGCGAAGAACACTCTGCTCAATCTGAAAGAAATGGATATTCTTTCGGCCCTAGCAAGACTCAAATTCATCTTACTCAAGATCCTGGGTCAAAGGCAGTTTCTGCTTCTACTAAATTGGATGCTAGAAAGGGAAAGGCATCTGTCAATGAGGCTAGACATGACTCAAAGACACCATTTCTTGATTGTAGCTTATGTGGTGCTGCAGTCAGAATTTCAGATTTTTTATCAGTTCCTTGTCCTACTCGTTTTGTACCTAACAGTATAGATATTCTTGATGCTAGTAAAAAATTAGGATTGACTCGAGGAGCGAGTGCAGCAAGTGGAATCAGTGGTTGGATTGCAGCTGATGATACAGACAAAGATCACACTGATGACCGTGACGAAGTTGCAACAACAAATGAGGGGAAATTGGTTGCAAATGATGATTTGGATTTGAATCTTACCATGGCAGGGGGTTTTCTTTTTACTCCTTTGGGCAGGACGGCAACATCTGAATATACTCATGATGAAGATATGGGAAGGGACTTAATGATCGCACAGCCTTCTGGGAGTGAGATTGGTGATCGTGCAGCTTCATATGAATCAAGAGGACCAAGCTCTCGAAagagaaattttgaaaaaggtGGAAGCTCAGATGATCGCCCAATTCTTAGGTTGCAGCAGCAGGCTGATAGTGTAGAAGGAACTGTCATTGATCGTGATGGAGATGAAGTTACAGATGGTGGACAATATTCAGCTGGTCCATCAAAACGAGCACGTGATTCTGATATTTTTGACCCTTACTGTTCACCTCGTCAAAGAGACTCATCTGGTGCCGGTCCGAGTCATTCAAGGGGTTTTGAGACTCATGTTAGTGGAAATCGAGTTTCTTCAAACCCTCAAGGTAGTGATCGTCCAATAGGAATCCAGTCTACTAGGGACTCAACCCGTGCATCATCTGTCATTGCAATGGACACAATATGTCATAGTGTGAATGATGATTCTATGGAAAGTGTTGAAAACTACCCTGGAGACCTTGATGATGTTCATTTCCCCTCGTCTAGCACATATGGCAATGTGGATATGAATGAAACCTCTGAACTGAATAACAGCAATCTGGCTCAGCAAAGCACTTGCTTACAAACTGCTACTGAAGTGGTCCCTGGTGAAGTGGGCGTCAGTAGTACAAACTATGGGGAAGAACATTTCAATGCAGAAACTGTGACTGCCCAGGCTCGAGATGGAATAAGTTTGGGCATCAGTGGAGGGAGTGTTGGAATGTGTGCTAGTCATGAAGCTGAAATCCACGGGGCTGATATATCTGTGCACAGAGCTGATAGTGTTGTTGGTGAAATGGAACAGAGAGCAGAAGATGCTGAACATCAGGGACAAACAGGTGAATATGTTCCAGATCCAGGTCTGATGGATGAGATTATCCCTGATGAGATAAACAGGGAAGATCCTATTGGTGATAGCCAGGAGATGATGTCTCACTCTGCAGGAAGAACAGATAGTGGGTCAAAAATTGGCTGTTCTACAAAGGCAGAATCTGTTGAAAGTGGTGAAAAGATTAGTCAAAACTGCAATCTTCTGCCTGCTAATAGCTATCACCCATCTCGTTCTTGTAATGCTAATATTTATTCAGGTTGTGAAAATACCAAGGAAGAGATCATGAAGGATGGTAAATCTTCATTTGCCAACAATAGTTCTCTCCCTGAATCCGATTTTGCCATTGCAAATGGGATAG GCCCTCCAAAAGGAGAGAGTAATTATGAAGCTGCAGAGTTTGATCCTATTGCCTATCACAATCAATGTTGCCCTTGGGTAAATGGAAATGTTGCTGCAGCTGGCTGTGCTAGTTCTGTTATGAGAACAAGTAGTGATACAATCGCCCTTTCCGGTTGGCAGCTGACTTTAGATGCTTTAGATGCTTTGCAATCACTAGAGCACAATGCAATACCAACTGCACCGTCTGAGTCTGCTGCGTCCTTGTACAAG
- the LOC108334032 gene encoding uncharacterized protein LOC108334032 isoform X1, which produces MREEVISSGGTIDPSPAANSAGASSPAVPMNVGSIDGSSHGQVSKAASLSCVGSQPPWTSLSTSAGGSSRSCRPWERGDLLRRLATFIPINWLGKPQIISSLACAQKGWINNGVDKIACESCGACLCFTALSSWTSAEAQNASESFARQLDSGHKVNCPWKGNNCPESLVQFPPTPPSALIAGYKDRCDGLIQFQHLPVVAISAIEFMSASRGPQIERFLSQSQNFMSREVYIKPEIISEFDNSQDEAYCLYTRAQKLISLCGWEPRWLLNVQDCEEHSAQSERNGYSFGPSKTQIHLTQDPGSKAVSASTKLDARKGKASVNEARHDSKTPFLDCSLCGAAVRISDFLSVPCPTRFVPNSIDILDASKKLGLTRGASAASGISGWIAADDTDKDHTDDRDEVATTNEGKLVANDDLDLNLTMAGGFLFTPLGRTATSEYTHDEDMGRDLMIAQPSGSEIGDRAASYESRGPSSRKRNFEKGGSSDDRPILRLQQQADSVEGTVIDRDGDEVTDGGQYSAGPSKRARDSDIFDPYCSPRQRDSSGAGPSHSRGFETHVSGNRVSSNPQGSDRPIGIQSTRDSTRASSVIAMDTICHSVNDDSMESVENYPGDLDDVHFPSSSTYGNVDMNETSELNNSNLAQQSTCLQTATEVVPGEVGVSSTNYGEEHFNAETVTAQARDGISLGISGGSVGMCASHEAEIHGADISVHRADSVVGEMEQRAEDAEHQGQTGEYVPDPGLMDEIIPDEINREDPIGDSQEMMSHSAGRTDSGSKIGCSTKAESVESGEKISQNCNLLPANSYHPSRSCNANIYSGCENTKEEIMKDGKSSFANNSSLPESDFAIANGIGPPKGESNYEAAEFDPIAYHNQCCPWVNGNVAAAGCASSVMRTSSDTIALSGWQLTLDALDALQSLEHNAIPTAPSESAASLYKVAAYSCGKPYKPKVEKSILQFSSSFPYLQMVEDAH; this is translated from the exons TTCTGCTGGGGCATCATCCCCAGCCGTTCCAATGAATGTTGGCAGTATAGATGGGTCAAGTCATGGACAAGTCTCTAAAGCAGCTTCTCTCTCGTGTGTTGGTTCACAACCACCTTGGACTTCCTTGAGCACAAGTGCTGGTGGGTCTTCCAGATCTTGTAGGCCTTGGGAAAGGGGAGATTTATTAAGACGCTTGGCTACATTTATTCCTATAAATTGGCTTGGGAAGCCTCAG ATCATCAGTTCGTTGGCTTGTGCACAAAAAGGCTGGATAAATAATGGTGTTGACAAAATTGCTTGTGAATCGTGTGGTGCTTGCCTGTGTTTTACAGCATTGTCATCTTGGACATCAGCTGAAG CCCAAAATGCCAGCGAATCCTTTGCTAGGCAGCTGGATTCGGGTCATAAGGTAAATTGCCCTTGGAAGGGAAACAATTGTCCGGAAAGCTTAGTACAGTTCCCTCCAACACCTCCGTCTGCTTTAATTGCGGGTTACAAGGATAGATGTGACGGACTCATACAATTTCAGCATCTTCCTGTGGTAGCCATTTCTGCAATTGAGTTTATGTCTGCATCTCGAGGTCCACAAATTGAACGCTTTCTATCGCAGTCTCAAAATTTTATGTCAAGAGAAGTATATATTAAACCGGAAATTATATCTGAGTTTGACAACTCTCAAGATGAAGCATACTGTCTGTATACTCGT GCTCAGAAACTTATAAGCCTTTGTGGGTGGGAACCAAGGTGGCTTTTAAATGTTCAAGATTGCGAAGAACACTCTGCTCAATCTGAAAGAAATGGATATTCTTTCGGCCCTAGCAAGACTCAAATTCATCTTACTCAAGATCCTGGGTCAAAGGCAGTTTCTGCTTCTACTAAATTGGATGCTAGAAAGGGAAAGGCATCTGTCAATGAGGCTAGACATGACTCAAAGACACCATTTCTTGATTGTAGCTTATGTGGTGCTGCAGTCAGAATTTCAGATTTTTTATCAGTTCCTTGTCCTACTCGTTTTGTACCTAACAGTATAGATATTCTTGATGCTAGTAAAAAATTAGGATTGACTCGAGGAGCGAGTGCAGCAAGTGGAATCAGTGGTTGGATTGCAGCTGATGATACAGACAAAGATCACACTGATGACCGTGACGAAGTTGCAACAACAAATGAGGGGAAATTGGTTGCAAATGATGATTTGGATTTGAATCTTACCATGGCAGGGGGTTTTCTTTTTACTCCTTTGGGCAGGACGGCAACATCTGAATATACTCATGATGAAGATATGGGAAGGGACTTAATGATCGCACAGCCTTCTGGGAGTGAGATTGGTGATCGTGCAGCTTCATATGAATCAAGAGGACCAAGCTCTCGAAagagaaattttgaaaaaggtGGAAGCTCAGATGATCGCCCAATTCTTAGGTTGCAGCAGCAGGCTGATAGTGTAGAAGGAACTGTCATTGATCGTGATGGAGATGAAGTTACAGATGGTGGACAATATTCAGCTGGTCCATCAAAACGAGCACGTGATTCTGATATTTTTGACCCTTACTGTTCACCTCGTCAAAGAGACTCATCTGGTGCCGGTCCGAGTCATTCAAGGGGTTTTGAGACTCATGTTAGTGGAAATCGAGTTTCTTCAAACCCTCAAGGTAGTGATCGTCCAATAGGAATCCAGTCTACTAGGGACTCAACCCGTGCATCATCTGTCATTGCAATGGACACAATATGTCATAGTGTGAATGATGATTCTATGGAAAGTGTTGAAAACTACCCTGGAGACCTTGATGATGTTCATTTCCCCTCGTCTAGCACATATGGCAATGTGGATATGAATGAAACCTCTGAACTGAATAACAGCAATCTGGCTCAGCAAAGCACTTGCTTACAAACTGCTACTGAAGTGGTCCCTGGTGAAGTGGGCGTCAGTAGTACAAACTATGGGGAAGAACATTTCAATGCAGAAACTGTGACTGCCCAGGCTCGAGATGGAATAAGTTTGGGCATCAGTGGAGGGAGTGTTGGAATGTGTGCTAGTCATGAAGCTGAAATCCACGGGGCTGATATATCTGTGCACAGAGCTGATAGTGTTGTTGGTGAAATGGAACAGAGAGCAGAAGATGCTGAACATCAGGGACAAACAGGTGAATATGTTCCAGATCCAGGTCTGATGGATGAGATTATCCCTGATGAGATAAACAGGGAAGATCCTATTGGTGATAGCCAGGAGATGATGTCTCACTCTGCAGGAAGAACAGATAGTGGGTCAAAAATTGGCTGTTCTACAAAGGCAGAATCTGTTGAAAGTGGTGAAAAGATTAGTCAAAACTGCAATCTTCTGCCTGCTAATAGCTATCACCCATCTCGTTCTTGTAATGCTAATATTTATTCAGGTTGTGAAAATACCAAGGAAGAGATCATGAAGGATGGTAAATCTTCATTTGCCAACAATAGTTCTCTCCCTGAATCCGATTTTGCCATTGCAAATGGGATAG GCCCTCCAAAAGGAGAGAGTAATTATGAAGCTGCAGAGTTTGATCCTATTGCCTATCACAATCAATGTTGCCCTTGGGTAAATGGAAATGTTGCTGCAGCTGGCTGTGCTAGTTCTGTTATGAGAACAAGTAGTGATACAATCGCCCTTTCCGGTTGGCAGCTGACTTTAGATGCTTTAGATGCTTTGCAATCACTAGAGCACAATGCAATACCAACTGCACCGTCTGAGTCTGCTGCGTCCTTGTACAAG
- the LOC108334032 gene encoding uncharacterized protein LOC108334032 isoform X2: MREEVISSGGTIDPSPAANSAGASSPAVPMNVGSIDGSSHGQVSKAASLSCVGSQPPWTSLSTSAGGSSRSCRPWERGDLLRRLATFIPINWLGKPQIISSLACAQKGWINNGVDKIACESCGACLCFTALSSWTSAEAQNASESFARQLDSGHKVNCPWKGNNCPESLVQFPPTPPSALIAGYKDRCDGLIQFQHLPVVAISAIEFMSASRGPQIERFLSQSQNFMSREVYIKPEIISEFDNSQDEAYCLYTRAQKLISLCGWEPRWLLNVQDCEEHSAQSERNGYSFGPSKTQIHLTQDPGSKAVSASTKLDARKGKASVNEARHDSKTPFLDCSLCGAAVRISDFLSVPCPTRFVPNSIDILDASKKLGLTRGASAASGISGWIAADDTDKDHTDDRDEVATTNEGKLVANDDLDLNLTMAGGFLFTPLGRTATSEYTHDEDMGRDLMIAQPSGSEIGDRAASYESRGPSSRKRNFEKGGSSDDRPILRLQQQADSVEGTVIDRDGDEVTDGGQYSAGPSKRARDSDIFDPYCSPRQRDSSGAGPSHSRGFETHVSGNRVSSNPQGSDRPIGIQSTRDSTRASSVIAMDTICHSVNDDSMESVENYPGDLDDVHFPSSSTYGNVDMNETSELNNSNLAQQSTCLQTATEVVPGEVGVSSTNYGEEHFNAETVTAQARDGISLGISGGSVGMCASHEAEIHGADISVHRADSVVGEMEQRAEDAEHQGQTGEYVPDPGLMDEIIPDEINREDPIGDSQEMMSHSAGRTDSGSKIGCSTKAESVESGEKISQNCNLLPANSYHPSRSCNANIYSGCENTKEEIMKDGKSSFANNSSLPESDFAIANGIGPPKGESNYEAAEFDPIAYHNQCCPWVNGNVAAAGCASSVMRTSSDTIALSGWQLTLDALDALQSLEHNAIPTAPSESAASLYKQNDQQGPGKQLFRNHSLSRSHGQL; this comes from the exons TTCTGCTGGGGCATCATCCCCAGCCGTTCCAATGAATGTTGGCAGTATAGATGGGTCAAGTCATGGACAAGTCTCTAAAGCAGCTTCTCTCTCGTGTGTTGGTTCACAACCACCTTGGACTTCCTTGAGCACAAGTGCTGGTGGGTCTTCCAGATCTTGTAGGCCTTGGGAAAGGGGAGATTTATTAAGACGCTTGGCTACATTTATTCCTATAAATTGGCTTGGGAAGCCTCAG ATCATCAGTTCGTTGGCTTGTGCACAAAAAGGCTGGATAAATAATGGTGTTGACAAAATTGCTTGTGAATCGTGTGGTGCTTGCCTGTGTTTTACAGCATTGTCATCTTGGACATCAGCTGAAG CCCAAAATGCCAGCGAATCCTTTGCTAGGCAGCTGGATTCGGGTCATAAGGTAAATTGCCCTTGGAAGGGAAACAATTGTCCGGAAAGCTTAGTACAGTTCCCTCCAACACCTCCGTCTGCTTTAATTGCGGGTTACAAGGATAGATGTGACGGACTCATACAATTTCAGCATCTTCCTGTGGTAGCCATTTCTGCAATTGAGTTTATGTCTGCATCTCGAGGTCCACAAATTGAACGCTTTCTATCGCAGTCTCAAAATTTTATGTCAAGAGAAGTATATATTAAACCGGAAATTATATCTGAGTTTGACAACTCTCAAGATGAAGCATACTGTCTGTATACTCGT GCTCAGAAACTTATAAGCCTTTGTGGGTGGGAACCAAGGTGGCTTTTAAATGTTCAAGATTGCGAAGAACACTCTGCTCAATCTGAAAGAAATGGATATTCTTTCGGCCCTAGCAAGACTCAAATTCATCTTACTCAAGATCCTGGGTCAAAGGCAGTTTCTGCTTCTACTAAATTGGATGCTAGAAAGGGAAAGGCATCTGTCAATGAGGCTAGACATGACTCAAAGACACCATTTCTTGATTGTAGCTTATGTGGTGCTGCAGTCAGAATTTCAGATTTTTTATCAGTTCCTTGTCCTACTCGTTTTGTACCTAACAGTATAGATATTCTTGATGCTAGTAAAAAATTAGGATTGACTCGAGGAGCGAGTGCAGCAAGTGGAATCAGTGGTTGGATTGCAGCTGATGATACAGACAAAGATCACACTGATGACCGTGACGAAGTTGCAACAACAAATGAGGGGAAATTGGTTGCAAATGATGATTTGGATTTGAATCTTACCATGGCAGGGGGTTTTCTTTTTACTCCTTTGGGCAGGACGGCAACATCTGAATATACTCATGATGAAGATATGGGAAGGGACTTAATGATCGCACAGCCTTCTGGGAGTGAGATTGGTGATCGTGCAGCTTCATATGAATCAAGAGGACCAAGCTCTCGAAagagaaattttgaaaaaggtGGAAGCTCAGATGATCGCCCAATTCTTAGGTTGCAGCAGCAGGCTGATAGTGTAGAAGGAACTGTCATTGATCGTGATGGAGATGAAGTTACAGATGGTGGACAATATTCAGCTGGTCCATCAAAACGAGCACGTGATTCTGATATTTTTGACCCTTACTGTTCACCTCGTCAAAGAGACTCATCTGGTGCCGGTCCGAGTCATTCAAGGGGTTTTGAGACTCATGTTAGTGGAAATCGAGTTTCTTCAAACCCTCAAGGTAGTGATCGTCCAATAGGAATCCAGTCTACTAGGGACTCAACCCGTGCATCATCTGTCATTGCAATGGACACAATATGTCATAGTGTGAATGATGATTCTATGGAAAGTGTTGAAAACTACCCTGGAGACCTTGATGATGTTCATTTCCCCTCGTCTAGCACATATGGCAATGTGGATATGAATGAAACCTCTGAACTGAATAACAGCAATCTGGCTCAGCAAAGCACTTGCTTACAAACTGCTACTGAAGTGGTCCCTGGTGAAGTGGGCGTCAGTAGTACAAACTATGGGGAAGAACATTTCAATGCAGAAACTGTGACTGCCCAGGCTCGAGATGGAATAAGTTTGGGCATCAGTGGAGGGAGTGTTGGAATGTGTGCTAGTCATGAAGCTGAAATCCACGGGGCTGATATATCTGTGCACAGAGCTGATAGTGTTGTTGGTGAAATGGAACAGAGAGCAGAAGATGCTGAACATCAGGGACAAACAGGTGAATATGTTCCAGATCCAGGTCTGATGGATGAGATTATCCCTGATGAGATAAACAGGGAAGATCCTATTGGTGATAGCCAGGAGATGATGTCTCACTCTGCAGGAAGAACAGATAGTGGGTCAAAAATTGGCTGTTCTACAAAGGCAGAATCTGTTGAAAGTGGTGAAAAGATTAGTCAAAACTGCAATCTTCTGCCTGCTAATAGCTATCACCCATCTCGTTCTTGTAATGCTAATATTTATTCAGGTTGTGAAAATACCAAGGAAGAGATCATGAAGGATGGTAAATCTTCATTTGCCAACAATAGTTCTCTCCCTGAATCCGATTTTGCCATTGCAAATGGGATAG GCCCTCCAAAAGGAGAGAGTAATTATGAAGCTGCAGAGTTTGATCCTATTGCCTATCACAATCAATGTTGCCCTTGGGTAAATGGAAATGTTGCTGCAGCTGGCTGTGCTAGTTCTGTTATGAGAACAAGTAGTGATACAATCGCCCTTTCCGGTTGGCAGCTGACTTTAGATGCTTTAGATGCTTTGCAATCACTAGAGCACAATGCAATACCAACTGCACCGTCTGAGTCTGCTGCGTCCTTGTACAAG